The Nerophis lumbriciformis linkage group LG34, RoL_Nlum_v2.1, whole genome shotgun sequence genome includes a window with the following:
- the tcf21 gene encoding transcription factor 21, producing MSTGSLSDVDDELLDGILKFAKDSTESTEESSNGEGHASPNTPAKRRRKTSRKSASRKSACEEGGKPVQRNAANARERARMRVLSKAFSRLKTSLPWVPSDTKLSKLDTLRLASSYIAHLREILANDKYENGFIHPVNLTWPFMVAGKSDNELKEMLNTTRLCGTTAS from the exons ATGTCCACCGGCTCCCTCAGCGACGTGGACGACGAGCTGCTGGACGGCATCCTCAAGTTCGCCAAGGACTCCACGGAGAGCACGGAGGAGAGCTCCAACGGCGAGGGACACGCCAGCCCCAACACGCCGGCTAAGCGGCGCCGGAAGACGTCACGGAAGTCCGCGTCACGGAAGAGCGCCTGTGAGGAGGGGGGCAAGCCGGTGCAGAGGAACGCGGCGAACGCCCGAGAGAGAGCCCGGATGCGCGTCCTCTCCAAGGCCTTCTCCCGGCTGAAGACCTCCTTGCCGTGGGTGCCGTCCGACACGAAGCTGTCCAAGTTGGACACCCTGCGCCTGGCGTCCAGCTACATCGCGCACCTGCGGGAGATTCTAGCTAACGACAAGTACGAGAACGGCTTCATCCACCCCGTCAACCTG ACGTGGCCCTTCATGGTTGCAGGAAAGTCAGACAACGAGTTGAAAGAAATGCTGAACACAACAAGGTTATGTGGCACTACGGCATCCTGA